In Candidatus Roseilinea sp., one DNA window encodes the following:
- a CDS encoding adenylyl-sulfate kinase, producing the protein MDEPQLISPYGGRLVNLVVEDTDERARLTELATHLPSIQLSARALCDLELLAVGGFSPLDRFMGRADYERVLHEMRLCDGTLFPIPITLPVDADQAQLDRQVVLRDARNNPLAIMRIEEAFAWDPTLEASAVLGTTDSRHPLVSEMARWGKVYISGPMQVINLPKAYDFVELRRTPAQVRAALARMGNYRVVAFQTRNPLHRAHEELTKRAAASVGGSLLIHPVVGLTKPGDVDHYSRVRIYKTLVESYYDPRSTLLSLLPLAMRMAGPREALWHAIIRRNYGATHFIVGRDHAGPGNDSTGKPFYGPYDAQALVQRHADEIGVQMIPFQELVYLEDRDEYVEVDKLPAGARVASISGTQVRSDFLAKGKLLPAWFTRKETADILASVFPPRHKQGFCVWFTGLSGAGKSTIAEALVSLLMERGRQVTLLDGDVVRTHLSKGLGFSREDRDTNILRIGFVAGEVVRHNGVAVCAAISPYRAARDAVRRMIEEIGEGRFVEVFVDTPIEVCEQRDSKGMYAKARRGEIKSFTGVDDPYEPPLNPEITLDTVRALPEQCAARIIAHLVQAGFLLE; encoded by the coding sequence ATGGATGAACCTCAATTGATCTCGCCGTATGGCGGCCGGCTGGTCAATCTCGTCGTCGAAGACACCGACGAGCGCGCGCGGTTGACCGAGCTGGCTACACATCTTCCTTCGATCCAGCTCTCGGCGCGCGCGCTGTGTGATCTGGAGTTGTTGGCCGTGGGGGGCTTTTCACCGCTCGACCGCTTCATGGGCCGCGCCGATTACGAGCGCGTGCTGCACGAGATGCGCCTGTGCGATGGGACGCTCTTCCCCATCCCGATCACACTGCCGGTGGATGCAGACCAGGCGCAGCTCGACCGGCAGGTTGTGCTGCGCGATGCGCGCAACAACCCACTCGCCATCATGCGCATCGAGGAAGCGTTCGCGTGGGATCCAACGCTCGAGGCCAGTGCAGTGCTGGGCACAACTGACTCGCGCCATCCGCTTGTGTCGGAGATGGCGCGCTGGGGCAAGGTGTACATCTCCGGGCCGATGCAAGTGATCAACTTGCCCAAGGCCTACGATTTCGTCGAATTGCGGCGCACGCCCGCCCAGGTGCGTGCCGCGCTGGCTCGGATGGGCAACTACCGGGTGGTGGCCTTCCAGACGCGCAACCCGCTGCATCGCGCACACGAAGAGCTGACCAAGCGCGCAGCCGCCAGCGTGGGCGGCAGCCTGCTCATCCATCCCGTCGTCGGCCTGACCAAGCCGGGCGACGTGGATCACTACAGCCGCGTGCGCATCTACAAGACGTTGGTGGAGAGCTACTATGACCCGCGCAGTACGCTGCTCAGCCTCCTCCCGCTGGCGATGCGCATGGCCGGCCCGCGCGAGGCGCTGTGGCATGCCATCATCCGCCGCAACTATGGCGCGACACACTTCATCGTCGGGCGCGACCACGCCGGCCCCGGCAACGATAGCACCGGCAAGCCGTTCTACGGTCCATACGACGCGCAGGCGCTGGTGCAGCGCCATGCCGATGAGATTGGCGTGCAGATGATCCCCTTTCAGGAGTTGGTGTATCTGGAAGATCGCGACGAATACGTCGAGGTGGACAAGCTGCCGGCGGGCGCGCGCGTCGCGTCCATCTCCGGCACCCAGGTGCGCAGCGACTTCCTGGCCAAGGGCAAGCTGCTGCCGGCCTGGTTCACCCGCAAAGAGACGGCGGACATTTTGGCGAGCGTCTTCCCGCCGCGCCACAAGCAAGGGTTCTGCGTGTGGTTCACCGGCCTGAGCGGCGCCGGCAAGTCTACCATCGCCGAGGCGCTGGTCTCGCTGCTGATGGAGCGCGGCCGGCAGGTGACGCTGCTCGACGGCGACGTGGTGCGCACGCACCTCTCGAAAGGCTTGGGCTTCAGCCGCGAAGATCGCGACACGAACATCTTGCGCATCGGCTTCGTGGCCGGCGAGGTAGTGCGCCACAACGGCGTGGCCGTGTGCGCGGCGATCAGCCCATACCGCGCCGCGCGCGACGCCGTGCGCCGCATGATCGAGGAAATCGGCGAGGGGCGCTTCGTCGAGGTGTTCGTGGATACACCGATCGAGGTGTGCGAGCAGCGCGACTCGAAAGGCATGTATGCCAAGGCGCGCCGCGGCGAGATCAAAAGCTTCACCGGCGTGGACGATCCCTACGAGCCGCCGCTGAACCCAGAGATCACACTCGATACGGTGCGCGCGTTGCCGGAGCAATGCGCGGCGCGAATCATCGCACATCTCGTGCAGGCCGGCTTCCTGCTGGAGTGA
- a CDS encoding fructokinase — MTESTPRPLYGGIEAGGTKFNCIIAGGPDHIVAEARFPTTTPQETLAQVIAFFEGTPSPLTAIGIASFGPVDPDPASPTFGYITSTPKLIWQNTDFAGTIRRALHIPIAFDTDVNAAAFGEYTWGAARGLRTFVYYTIGTGIGGGGMVEGRLMHGLIHPEMGHMRLPHDPTRDSFAGVCPFHGDCFEGLASGPAIAQRWGADPKTLPPEHVAWQLEAHYIALAMVNTICVLSPQRIILGGGVMEQAFLFPMIRREVQRLLNGYIVHESILERIDDYITPPALGGRAGVLGAIALAQNLVASLHV; from the coding sequence ATGACCGAATCCACTCCCCGGCCGCTGTATGGTGGCATCGAAGCCGGCGGCACGAAGTTCAACTGCATCATCGCCGGCGGACCCGATCACATCGTCGCCGAGGCGCGCTTCCCCACCACGACGCCGCAAGAGACGCTTGCCCAAGTCATCGCCTTCTTCGAAGGCACTCCATCGCCGTTGACGGCGATCGGCATCGCTTCGTTCGGGCCGGTTGACCCTGATCCGGCGTCGCCTACTTTCGGCTACATCACCAGCACGCCCAAGCTGATCTGGCAGAATACCGACTTCGCTGGCACCATCCGGCGCGCCCTGCATATCCCGATCGCCTTCGACACCGACGTGAATGCAGCGGCGTTCGGCGAATACACCTGGGGCGCAGCACGCGGGTTGCGCACCTTCGTCTACTACACCATCGGCACCGGCATCGGCGGCGGCGGCATGGTCGAAGGCCGGCTGATGCACGGCCTGATCCACCCGGAGATGGGCCACATGCGCTTGCCACACGACCCCACGCGCGACTCCTTCGCCGGCGTCTGCCCTTTCCACGGCGATTGCTTCGAGGGGCTGGCCAGCGGACCGGCGATCGCCCAGCGTTGGGGCGCCGACCCGAAGACATTGCCGCCGGAGCACGTCGCCTGGCAGCTCGAAGCGCATTACATCGCACTGGCGATGGTCAATACCATCTGCGTATTGTCGCCGCAGCGCATCATCCTGGGCGGCGGCGTGATGGAGCAAGCCTTCCTCTTCCCAATGATCCGGCGCGAAGTACAACGCCTGCTCAACGGCTATATCGTGCACGAGTCCATCTTGGAACGCATAGACGACTACATCACGCCGCCGGCGTTGGGCGGGCGCGCCGGGGTGCTCGGCGCAATCGCGCTGGCACAAAATCTCGTCGCCTCGCTCCACGTATAG
- a CDS encoding sugar phosphate isomerase — protein sequence MTDSHTLRLSASSWSLHRSLGAPGIYGPGTNIPHESHGRGSISLLEAPALLAELGIRTMEICHFHLPSRVPAYLERLRDALEKNGVELWSLLVDAGDLTHEVHGQRDEAWIAGWLDDAQRLGAKRVRVIAGKGAPTAANLARSRAALLRLAGAAEARGLRLMTENWFDLLSTPAAVHALMDDLEGRIGLCLDFGNWRGATKYVDLRAIAGYTESCHAKPQFDARGMIEREDFARCIQITREAGFSGPYTLIFDGPNPDERAGLTALGAVLVEAWAMAGHVQ from the coding sequence ATGACCGATAGCCACACCCTCCGACTTTCCGCCTCTTCATGGAGCCTGCATCGCAGCCTGGGCGCGCCGGGCATCTACGGCCCAGGCACCAACATCCCGCACGAGTCACACGGCCGCGGTTCAATCAGCCTGCTGGAAGCGCCGGCGCTGCTCGCCGAACTGGGCATCCGCACCATGGAGATCTGCCACTTTCACCTGCCCAGCCGCGTGCCGGCCTACCTGGAGCGCCTGCGCGACGCGCTGGAGAAGAACGGCGTCGAACTCTGGTCGCTGCTGGTGGACGCCGGTGACCTGACGCATGAGGTGCACGGCCAGCGCGACGAGGCCTGGATCGCTGGCTGGCTGGACGATGCGCAACGATTGGGCGCCAAGCGCGTGCGCGTCATCGCTGGCAAGGGCGCACCCACTGCAGCCAACCTGGCGCGCAGCCGCGCCGCGCTGTTGCGCCTGGCCGGCGCCGCCGAAGCGCGCGGGCTGCGGCTGATGACCGAGAACTGGTTCGACCTGCTGAGCACCCCTGCCGCCGTGCATGCGCTGATGGATGACCTCGAAGGCCGAATCGGCCTGTGCCTCGACTTCGGCAACTGGCGTGGCGCGACGAAGTATGTAGACCTGCGCGCCATCGCCGGCTACACCGAGAGCTGTCACGCCAAGCCCCAGTTCGACGCGCGCGGTATGATCGAGCGCGAGGACTTCGCGCGGTGTATCCAGATCACCCGCGAGGCCGGCTTCAGCGGGCCTTACACGCTGATCTTCGATGGACCGAACCCCGATGAGCGCGCTGGCCTGACCGCGCTTGGCGCAGTGCTGGTCGAAGCCTGGGCGATGGCAGGCCACGTCCAGTAG
- a CDS encoding deoxyribodipyrimidine photo-lyase has protein sequence MLARMPIIHWFRRDLRLADNTALNAAVRDSGGAVIPVFVLDDNLLRGRDVAPVRVQFMLESLHALDDGLRRRGSQLIVLRGDPATELVRLAQATGANALYFNRDYTPAARRRDRRVIQALQSVGLRVASFKDLVIFEEDELLTAAGQPYTVFTPYKRAWLSRITPIAPEIGDWRLAPLPNFQSSISNLSSLPSATELGFTNTQAGPKGGEPEAMRLLMQFKDSGALQAYSTQRDFPGIEGTSRLSPHLRFGTISPRQCYTVAVSTLDYAFPSKRSFSPAASDAKKAGADAWISELIWREFYMQILYHFPHADRANFNRAYDAVCWGSGDAALDEERFAAWCEGRTGYPIVDAAMRQLNQTGWMHNRTRMIVASFLTKDLLLDWRLGESYFMRKLADGDPASNNGGWQWAASTGTDVQPYFRIFNPKLQSERFDPEGVYIKRWVPELARVPLEYIHEPAAMPPVVQAQSGCIIGRDYPAPIVDHAEQKEEILRRFKAVKTA, from the coding sequence ATGCTTGCGCGCATGCCGATCATCCACTGGTTTCGCCGTGACTTGCGGCTGGCCGACAACACCGCGCTGAACGCCGCCGTGCGCGATAGCGGCGGCGCGGTCATCCCCGTATTTGTGCTCGATGACAATCTGCTGCGCGGTCGTGATGTTGCGCCGGTGCGCGTGCAGTTCATGCTGGAGAGCCTTCACGCGCTGGACGATGGGCTGCGCCGGCGCGGGTCGCAGTTGATCGTGCTGCGCGGCGATCCGGCGACCGAGCTGGTGCGGTTGGCCCAGGCTACCGGCGCTAACGCCCTGTATTTCAATCGCGATTACACGCCGGCCGCGCGCCGCCGCGATCGGCGCGTTATTCAGGCATTGCAATCGGTCGGCCTGCGCGTCGCGTCGTTCAAAGACCTGGTGATCTTCGAGGAAGACGAGCTGCTCACTGCCGCCGGCCAGCCCTATACGGTGTTCACTCCCTACAAGAGAGCCTGGCTCTCGCGCATCACGCCGATCGCACCGGAGATTGGAGATTGGCGATTAGCGCCCCTCCCCAACTTCCAATCTTCGATCTCCAATCTCTCCTCCCTCCCGTCAGCAACTGAACTCGGCTTCACCAACACCCAAGCTGGGCCGAAGGGGGGTGAGCCGGAGGCGATGCGCTTGCTGATGCAGTTCAAAGACAGCGGCGCGCTGCAGGCGTATTCCACCCAGCGCGATTTCCCCGGCATCGAGGGCACATCGCGCTTGTCGCCGCACTTGCGCTTTGGCACGATCTCGCCGCGCCAGTGCTACACCGTCGCCGTCTCGACGCTCGACTATGCCTTTCCGTCCAAGCGCAGCTTCTCGCCGGCCGCCAGCGACGCGAAGAAGGCCGGCGCCGATGCTTGGATCAGCGAGCTGATCTGGCGCGAGTTCTACATGCAAATCCTGTATCACTTTCCTCACGCCGACCGCGCCAACTTCAACCGTGCCTACGATGCCGTGTGCTGGGGCAGCGGCGACGCCGCGCTGGATGAGGAACGTTTTGCAGCGTGGTGCGAAGGGCGCACCGGCTATCCGATCGTGGACGCGGCGATGCGCCAGCTCAACCAGACCGGCTGGATGCATAACCGCACCCGCATGATCGTGGCGTCCTTCCTGACCAAAGACTTGCTGCTGGATTGGCGGCTGGGGGAAAGCTACTTCATGCGCAAGCTGGCCGACGGCGACCCGGCCTCCAACAACGGCGGCTGGCAGTGGGCCGCCAGCACCGGCACCGACGTGCAGCCCTACTTCCGCATCTTCAACCCCAAGCTGCAAAGCGAGCGCTTCGATCCTGAAGGGGTGTATATCAAGCGCTGGGTGCCGGAGCTGGCGCGCGTGCCGCTGGAATACATCCACGAGCCGGCGGCGATGCCGCCGGTGGTGCAGGCGCAGTCCGGCTGCATCATCGGTCGGGACTACCCCGCGCCGATTGTGGATCACGCCGAGCAAAAAGAAGAGATCCTGCGCCGCTTCAAGGCGGTCAAAACTGCCTAG
- the carB gene encoding carbamoyl-phosphate synthase (glutamine-hydrolyzing), translating to MPKRTDIHSILIIGSGPIVIGQACEFDYAGAQACKVLRREGYRVILVNSNPATIMTDPEFADVTYIEPLTVEIIEKIIEKERPDALLPTVGAQTALNLATALEEQGILKKYGVQLIGANVQAIKLAEDRQLFKEAMEAHGLKCPQGATVHSVEEALALVGINTGTLPKHSPLLNSQFFPQSRLAEGFAGSGIGTILNFPVLIRPSFTLGGSGGGVAYNEAELREKCARGLRESPVGQVLVEQSVLGWKEYELEVMRDCKDNFVVVCSIENLDPMGVHTGDSITIAPAMTLTDKELQRLRDMAKVVMRAVGVETGGSNVQFAVNPENGEALVIEMNPRVSRSSALASKATGFPIAKIAALLAVGYSLDEIPNDITKKTPASFEPSLDYVVVKFPRWAFEKFPGADATLGPQMKSVGEVMAIGRTFKEALNKAVQGLEIGKIGIESGEVGGQRSGVRGQRSEVRDQGSEVRGQKLEGGSQASEDEGRESEVTRAHRQMSTPTAQRLFRVFDALRCGATPEQVHAATKYDPWFIAQFCQIIETERALAQHTLDTLPRDLLLRAKQEGFGDAYIAKLLKPDMNGAASWLQVRAKRRQLGIIPSFYRVDTCAAEFESSTPYLYSNYDGFDESEPQFTKPKIIILGGGPNRIGQGIEFDYCCVHACYALHDLGFETIMINCNPETVSTDYDTADRLYFEPLTLEHVLNVWENESGIRSREFGARDEGNDPNPDPRSMTPVLVQFGGQTPLNLARALKEYGVPIWGTSPDAIALAEDRQKFAEVLRELDIPQPENGTAMSLEEARRVAAQIGYPVLVRPSYVLGGRAMGIVYGEHELEDYIEEATRVSPDAPVLIDRYLEDSFELDVDAVADGERVVIGGIMEQIEEAGVHSGDSACMMPPLKVSEYHLNIIRDYTERIGLRLGVKGLMNVQFAIKDEIVYVLEVNPRASRTTPFVSKATGVPLAKIAARIAAGQTLEQIGFLDEPKLDGFFVKEVVLPFNKFPGAFYQLGPEMRSTGEVMGHASTFGHAYAKAELGAGERLPAGGRVLLTVNDNDKPNIIKIARDLHRLGFELLGTRGTAEFLNRFGVPVVAVNKVSEGSPHVVDYIRRGEVHMVISTPLGQRAYTDGQAIRAAAIQYKVPLLTTLSAASAAVQAIRAIRSKDFKVRSLQAHHGTARQF from the coding sequence ATGCCGAAGCGAACTGACATTCACTCCATTCTCATCATCGGCTCCGGTCCCATCGTCATCGGCCAGGCATGCGAGTTCGACTATGCCGGCGCGCAGGCCTGCAAAGTGCTCCGCCGCGAGGGTTACCGCGTCATCTTGGTGAATTCCAATCCGGCGACCATCATGACCGACCCGGAATTCGCCGACGTGACCTACATCGAGCCGCTCACGGTAGAGATCATTGAGAAGATCATCGAGAAAGAACGCCCGGACGCGCTGCTGCCCACCGTCGGCGCGCAGACGGCACTGAACCTGGCGACCGCACTGGAAGAGCAGGGAATTCTGAAGAAGTATGGCGTTCAGCTCATCGGCGCCAATGTGCAGGCCATCAAGCTGGCCGAAGACCGCCAATTGTTCAAAGAGGCCATGGAAGCCCACGGCTTGAAGTGTCCCCAGGGCGCAACGGTTCACTCAGTTGAGGAAGCACTAGCACTTGTCGGCATCAACACCGGCACCTTGCCCAAGCATTCCCCTCTTCTCAATTCTCAATTCTTCCCGCAATCCCGGCTCGCTGAAGGCTTCGCCGGAAGCGGGATCGGGACAATTCTCAATTTCCCTGTGCTCATCCGTCCCTCGTTCACCCTCGGCGGCAGCGGCGGGGGCGTGGCTTACAACGAGGCAGAGCTGCGCGAGAAGTGCGCGCGCGGTCTGCGCGAAAGTCCGGTCGGCCAGGTATTGGTCGAGCAAAGCGTGCTGGGCTGGAAAGAATATGAGCTGGAGGTGATGCGCGATTGCAAAGACAACTTCGTGGTGGTGTGCTCCATCGAGAACCTCGATCCGATGGGCGTGCACACCGGCGACAGCATCACCATCGCGCCGGCCATGACGCTGACCGACAAAGAGCTACAGCGCTTGCGCGATATGGCTAAGGTCGTCATGCGCGCGGTGGGCGTGGAGACCGGTGGCAGCAACGTGCAGTTTGCCGTCAACCCCGAAAACGGCGAAGCCCTGGTGATCGAGATGAACCCGCGCGTATCGCGCTCGTCGGCGCTGGCCAGCAAAGCCACCGGCTTCCCCATCGCCAAGATCGCCGCGCTGCTGGCCGTCGGCTATTCGCTGGACGAGATTCCCAATGACATCACGAAGAAGACGCCGGCCTCGTTCGAGCCGTCGCTGGATTACGTGGTCGTGAAGTTCCCCCGCTGGGCATTCGAGAAATTCCCCGGCGCCGATGCCACCCTCGGTCCGCAGATGAAGAGCGTCGGCGAGGTGATGGCCATCGGCCGGACGTTCAAAGAAGCGCTGAACAAGGCCGTGCAAGGATTGGAGATCGGCAAGATCGGCATCGAGAGCGGAGAAGTCGGAGGTCAGAGGTCAGGGGTCAGGGGTCAGAGGTCAGAGGTCAGGGATCAGGGGTCAGAGGTCAGGGGTCAGAAATTGGAAGGGGGGAGTCAGGCGTCCGAAGACGAAGGCCGGGAGTCGGAAGTGACGCGCGCGCATCGTCAGATGTCCACGCCCACCGCCCAACGTCTGTTCCGGGTCTTCGACGCGCTGCGATGCGGCGCGACGCCCGAACAAGTGCATGCCGCCACGAAATACGACCCGTGGTTCATCGCACAGTTCTGCCAGATCATCGAAACCGAGCGCGCGCTGGCGCAGCACACGCTCGACACTTTGCCCCGCGATTTGCTATTACGGGCGAAGCAGGAGGGCTTCGGCGATGCGTATATCGCCAAGTTGCTGAAGCCGGATATGAACGGGGCAGCCTCCTGGTTGCAGGTGCGCGCTAAACGCCGGCAGCTCGGCATCATCCCTTCTTTCTATCGCGTGGACACCTGCGCCGCCGAGTTCGAGAGCAGCACGCCCTACCTCTACTCCAACTACGACGGCTTCGACGAGAGCGAGCCGCAGTTCACGAAGCCCAAGATCATCATCCTGGGCGGCGGGCCGAATCGCATCGGCCAGGGCATCGAGTTCGACTACTGCTGCGTGCACGCTTGTTACGCCCTGCACGACCTGGGCTTCGAGACCATCATGATCAACTGCAACCCGGAGACCGTGAGCACCGACTACGACACCGCCGACCGGCTGTATTTCGAGCCGCTCACGCTGGAGCATGTGCTGAACGTGTGGGAGAACGAGTCGGGGATCAGGAGCCGGGAGTTCGGGGCCAGAGACGAGGGAAACGATCCGAACCCTGATCCCCGATCCATGACGCCTGTGTTAGTGCAGTTCGGCGGACAGACGCCGCTCAATCTGGCACGGGCGCTGAAGGAGTATGGCGTGCCGATTTGGGGCACGTCGCCCGACGCAATCGCGCTGGCCGAAGACCGCCAGAAGTTCGCCGAGGTGCTGCGCGAATTGGATATTCCCCAGCCGGAGAACGGCACGGCGATGTCGTTAGAAGAGGCGCGTCGCGTAGCCGCACAAATCGGCTATCCGGTGCTGGTGCGCCCATCCTACGTGCTGGGCGGCCGGGCGATGGGCATCGTCTATGGCGAACACGAGCTGGAGGACTACATCGAGGAGGCAACCCGCGTCAGCCCAGATGCGCCGGTGCTGATTGATCGCTATCTCGAAGACTCGTTCGAGCTGGATGTGGATGCGGTGGCCGACGGCGAGCGCGTGGTGATCGGCGGGATCATGGAGCAGATCGAGGAGGCCGGCGTGCACAGCGGCGACAGCGCGTGCATGATGCCCCCGCTCAAGGTGAGCGAGTATCACTTGAACATCATCCGCGACTACACCGAACGGATCGGCCTGCGTCTCGGCGTGAAGGGCCTGATGAACGTGCAGTTCGCCATCAAGGACGAGATCGTCTATGTGCTGGAGGTGAATCCGCGCGCCAGCCGCACCACGCCGTTTGTGAGCAAGGCCACCGGCGTGCCCTTGGCCAAGATCGCTGCGCGCATCGCCGCCGGACAAACCCTCGAACAGATCGGCTTCCTCGACGAGCCGAAGTTGGATGGCTTCTTCGTCAAGGAAGTCGTGTTGCCGTTCAACAAGTTCCCGGGTGCGTTCTATCAGCTCGGCCCGGAGATGCGCAGCACCGGCGAGGTGATGGGTCACGCTTCGACCTTCGGCCACGCCTACGCTAAGGCGGAACTGGGCGCGGGCGAGCGCCTGCCGGCCGGCGGCCGCGTGCTGCTCACCGTCAACGATAACGACAAGCCCAACATCATCAAGATCGCCCGCGATCTGCATCGGCTGGGTTTCGAGCTGCTCGGCACACGCGGCACGGCCGAGTTCCTCAATCGTTTCGGGGTGCCGGTGGTAGCCGTGAACAAGGTCAGCGAAGGCTCACCGCACGTGGTGGACTACATCCGGCGCGGCGAAGTGCACATGGTGATCAGCACCCCGCTCGGCCAGCGCGCCTATACCGACGGTCAGGCGATCCGCGCGGCCGCCATTCAATACAAAGTGCCGTTGCTCACTACACTCAGCGCCGCATCGGCAGCCGTGCAAGCCATTCGCGCCATTCGGTCGAAGGACTTCAAAGTGCGCAGTTTGCAGGCGCACCACGGCACGGCTAGGCAGTTTTGA
- a CDS encoding peptide ABC transporter permease, which yields MARYILGRLAGLVFVLFTVSFLTFFLMYNTPGGPFDELNQPLSPEAKANMMRKYGLDRPFYVNWWNWITKAVQGDFGISYYYPNTRVIDLFSKYWGSSLMLGFLSVAWSFPLGVVLGVIAALKRNTLVDQVITTVALVTVTVPIISLIFFGIAIFVIGLKWFGFNNGQPLYQQPPNAWVLPAFIFGLGTVGALTRYTRSGMLDVLGQDYIRTARAKGLNRAVVIMKHAMRNMLIPLVTIFGPVLANAITGSTFVEITFAIPGIGRFFLESIYTRDYPVIIFTVIIAATMLTISNLLIDIAYTLIDPRVRLGGGH from the coding sequence ATGGCGAGATATATCCTGGGCCGTCTGGCCGGGCTGGTGTTCGTGCTGTTCACCGTCTCGTTCCTGACGTTCTTTTTGATGTACAACACGCCCGGCGGTCCGTTCGACGAACTCAACCAGCCGTTGTCGCCCGAAGCCAAGGCCAACATGATGCGCAAGTACGGGCTGGACCGGCCGTTCTACGTGAACTGGTGGAACTGGATCACCAAGGCCGTTCAGGGCGACTTCGGCATCTCTTACTACTATCCCAACACGCGGGTGATTGACCTGTTCTCCAAGTATTGGGGGTCGAGCTTGATGTTGGGCTTTCTGTCGGTGGCATGGAGCTTTCCGCTCGGTGTCGTGCTCGGCGTGATCGCAGCGCTCAAACGCAACACCCTCGTGGATCAGGTCATCACCACGGTAGCGCTGGTCACCGTCACCGTGCCGATCATCTCGTTGATCTTCTTCGGCATTGCCATCTTCGTCATCGGGCTGAAGTGGTTCGGCTTCAACAATGGCCAGCCGCTGTATCAACAGCCACCCAATGCGTGGGTGTTGCCGGCGTTTATCTTCGGCCTGGGCACGGTCGGCGCGCTCACCCGCTACACGCGCTCCGGCATGCTGGACGTGCTGGGCCAGGACTACATCCGCACCGCGCGCGCCAAGGGGCTGAATCGCGCCGTCGTCATCATGAAGCACGCCATGCGCAACATGCTCATCCCGCTGGTCACCATCTTCGGCCCGGTGCTGGCCAACGCGATCACCGGCTCGACGTTCGTCGAGATCACCTTCGCCATCCCCGGCATCGGGCGCTTCTTCCTGGAGAGCATCTACACCCGCGACTACCCCGTCATCATCTTCACCGTGATCATCGCCGCCACGATGCTGACGATCAGCAATTTGTTGATAGACATCGCCTACACGCTGATTGACCCGCGCGTCCGATTGGGAGGAGGGCACTGA
- a CDS encoding peptide ABC transporter permease: protein MATQNFPVQGAASARAATRSAAITEYKPLSPAQLAWRRFRRNRLAIVGLFIVLVFIFAGVLAPVISPFPYDKTNLFKTWLPPGRDPAHVLGTDELGRDILSRLIWGARVSLIVSLAATGIVVSLALLFGFLSGYFGGAWDYALNRMFEVIGALPGLLFQILLMLLIGNGILQVTIAISILGWPGLARLVRAQVLTYKERDFVSAARSLGATTPFIMVRHLLPNIINPLIVAVSFAIPGFIGAEAGLSFLGYGINDPLPSWGKMVGAIGRYLSSPNYLYVGVIPTVALALLVLGFSFLGDGLRDALDPSSDRARL, encoded by the coding sequence GTGGCTACGCAGAACTTTCCGGTTCAGGGCGCGGCGTCGGCTCGCGCAGCCACGCGGAGTGCAGCGATCACGGAGTACAAGCCGCTCTCGCCGGCGCAACTGGCGTGGCGGCGATTCCGGCGCAACCGCTTGGCCATCGTCGGCCTGTTCATCGTGCTGGTGTTCATCTTCGCCGGCGTACTCGCGCCGGTCATTTCGCCTTTCCCCTACGACAAAACGAACCTGTTCAAGACGTGGCTGCCGCCTGGCCGTGACCCGGCGCACGTGCTGGGCACCGACGAATTGGGGCGCGACATCCTCAGCCGGCTGATCTGGGGGGCGCGCGTCAGCCTGATCGTCTCGCTCGCCGCCACCGGCATAGTCGTGTCGCTCGCTTTGCTGTTCGGCTTCCTCTCGGGCTACTTCGGCGGCGCGTGGGACTACGCGCTCAACCGCATGTTCGAGGTGATCGGCGCGCTGCCCGGGCTGCTCTTTCAAATCCTGCTGATGCTGTTGATCGGCAACGGCATCCTACAGGTCACAATCGCCATCTCCATCCTGGGTTGGCCGGGGCTGGCGCGCCTGGTGCGCGCGCAGGTGTTGACCTACAAGGAGCGCGACTTCGTCAGCGCGGCGCGCAGCCTGGGCGCGACGACGCCGTTCATCATGGTGCGCCACCTGCTGCCCAACATCATCAACCCGTTGATCGTGGCCGTCAGCTTCGCCATTCCGGGGTTCATCGGCGCCGAGGCCGGCTTGAGCTTCCTCGGCTACGGCATCAACGACCCGTTGCCGAGTTGGGGCAAGATGGTCGGCGCGATCGGCCGATACCTCTCCAGCCCGAATTACCTCTATGTGGGCGTCATCCCCACCGTCGCGCTGGCGCTCCTGGTGCTGGGGTTCTCCTTCCTCGGCGACGGGCTGCGCGACGCGCTCGATCCATCATCCGACCGCGCGCGTCTATAG